From one Microbacterium sp. 10M-3C3 genomic stretch:
- a CDS encoding AAA family ATPase codes for MNATQQPGQEESQSALEQFGINLTDRARQGKLDPVIGRDSEIRRVSQVLTRRTKNNPVLIGEPGVGKTAVVEGLAQRIVAGDVAESLKGKELVSLDISALVAGAMYRGQFEERLKSVLKEITESDGRIITFIDELHVLMGAGGGEGSVAASNMLKPMLARGELRLIGATTLDEYREFIEKDAALERRFQQVYVGEPSVEDTVAILRGLKERYEAHHKVAIADAALVAAAALSNRYLPARQLPDKAIDLIDEAASRLRMEIDSAPLEIDELRRHVDRLKLEELALKKEKDDASKERLAALREQLASEQARLDDLQARWDRERASLNRVGELKTRLDSARVEAERAQREGNLEKASRLLYAEIPALERELMVAEAAETSDDRMVNDQVTDEDIAAVIAAWTGIPVGRLLQGETEKLLHLESELGKRLIGQKDAVKAVSDAIRRSRAGISDPGRPVGSFLFLGPTGVGKTELAKALAEFLFDDEHAMVRIDMSEYGEKHSVSRLVGAPPGYIGYEQGGQLTEAVRRRPYSVVLLDEVEKAHPEVFDVLLQVMDDGRLTDGQGRTVDFTNVILILTSNLGSPILIDPTLSIDQKREQVQALVRQAFKPEFVNRLDDIVIFQALTEDDLAQIVELSVDALQRRLRERRLTLAVTPDARAWLAERGYDPVYGARPLRRLIQSEIQDRLAMALLAGGVRDGDLVRVDVAPDGASLALRSDGPAAAAEATDDDDVIEAEIVE; via the coding sequence ATGAACGCCACCCAGCAGCCCGGACAGGAGGAGTCGCAGAGCGCCCTCGAGCAGTTCGGCATCAACCTCACCGACCGCGCGCGTCAGGGCAAGCTCGACCCCGTCATCGGACGCGACAGCGAGATCCGGCGCGTCAGCCAGGTGCTCACGCGCCGCACCAAGAACAACCCCGTCCTCATCGGCGAGCCCGGCGTCGGCAAGACGGCCGTCGTCGAAGGGCTCGCCCAGCGCATCGTCGCGGGCGACGTCGCCGAGAGCCTCAAGGGCAAGGAGCTCGTCTCCCTCGACATCTCCGCGCTCGTGGCGGGTGCCATGTACCGCGGCCAGTTCGAGGAGCGCCTCAAGAGCGTGCTCAAGGAGATCACCGAGTCCGACGGGCGCATCATCACCTTCATCGACGAGCTGCACGTGCTCATGGGCGCGGGCGGCGGCGAGGGATCGGTCGCGGCCTCCAACATGCTCAAGCCCATGCTCGCCCGCGGCGAGCTGCGCCTGATCGGCGCGACGACCCTCGACGAGTACCGCGAGTTCATCGAGAAGGACGCCGCCCTCGAGCGCCGCTTCCAGCAGGTGTACGTGGGGGAGCCGTCGGTCGAAGACACCGTCGCGATCCTGCGCGGCCTCAAGGAGCGCTACGAGGCGCACCACAAGGTCGCGATCGCGGATGCGGCGCTCGTGGCCGCGGCCGCCCTCTCCAACCGATACCTCCCCGCGCGTCAGCTGCCCGACAAGGCCATCGACCTGATCGACGAGGCCGCGTCGCGCCTGCGCATGGAGATCGACTCCGCCCCGCTGGAGATCGACGAGCTGCGTCGGCACGTGGACCGGCTGAAGCTCGAGGAGCTCGCGCTGAAGAAGGAGAAGGACGACGCGTCGAAGGAGCGCCTCGCCGCGCTGCGCGAGCAGCTCGCGAGCGAGCAGGCCCGCCTGGACGACCTGCAGGCGCGGTGGGACCGCGAGCGCGCGTCGCTCAACCGCGTCGGCGAGCTGAAGACGCGCCTGGACTCCGCGCGCGTCGAGGCCGAGCGGGCGCAGCGCGAGGGCAACCTCGAGAAGGCCTCGCGCCTGCTGTACGCCGAGATCCCAGCGCTCGAGCGCGAGCTCATGGTCGCCGAGGCCGCGGAGACCTCCGACGACCGCATGGTCAACGACCAGGTGACCGACGAGGACATCGCCGCCGTCATCGCGGCGTGGACCGGCATCCCGGTCGGCCGGCTGCTCCAGGGCGAGACCGAGAAGCTGCTGCATCTCGAGTCGGAGCTCGGCAAGCGCCTCATCGGGCAGAAGGACGCGGTGAAGGCCGTGTCCGACGCGATCCGTCGCTCCCGTGCGGGCATCAGCGACCCGGGTCGCCCCGTCGGCTCGTTCCTGTTCCTCGGTCCGACGGGCGTCGGCAAGACCGAGCTCGCCAAGGCGCTCGCCGAGTTCCTCTTCGACGACGAGCACGCGATGGTGCGCATCGACATGTCCGAGTACGGCGAGAAGCACTCCGTGTCGCGGCTGGTCGGCGCCCCTCCCGGCTACATCGGCTACGAGCAGGGCGGTCAGCTGACCGAGGCCGTGCGTCGTCGCCCGTACAGCGTCGTGCTCCTGGACGAGGTCGAGAAGGCGCATCCGGAGGTCTTCGACGTGCTGCTGCAGGTCATGGACGACGGACGCCTCACCGACGGGCAGGGCCGCACGGTCGACTTCACGAACGTGATCCTGATCCTGACGTCGAACCTCGGCTCGCCGATCCTGATCGACCCGACGCTGTCGATCGATCAGAAGCGCGAGCAGGTGCAGGCGCTCGTGCGGCAGGCGTTCAAGCCCGAGTTCGTGAACCGCCTCGACGACATCGTGATCTTCCAGGCGCTCACTGAGGACGACCTCGCGCAGATCGTGGAGCTGTCGGTCGACGCGCTGCAGCGGCGCCTCCGCGAGCGTCGGCTGACCCTCGCCGTCACGCCGGACGCCCGTGCGTGGCTCGCCGAGCGCGGCTACGACCCGGTGTACGGTGCACGCCCGCTCCGCCGCCTCATCCAGTCGGAGATCCAGGACCGCCTCGCGATGGCGCTGCTGGCCGGCGGCGTCCGCGACGGCGACCTCGTGCGGGTGGACGTGGCGCCCGACGGCGCGAGCCTCGCGCTGCGCTCCGACGGCCCCGCGGCCGCGGCCGAGGCGACGGATGACGACGACGTGATCGAGGCCGAGATCGTCGAATAG
- a CDS encoding helix-turn-helix domain-containing protein, with protein sequence MQTVAVVVTDGFAPFEFGLACEAFGLDRSADGVPNFDFRVVTPDPDRPVMSKMGFSMNVEHDLSFAYEADLVVIAPTPHEYWGRTDERVIDLVRRTAERGAWLLSVCSASFILGQAGVLDGKRATTHWMYANKMARMFPHVEVDPDVLYVQEGRIITSAGTAAGIDACLHLLRQELGAELTNVIARRMVVPPQRDGGQAQFIARPLPVAASMSLAPVGDWMLANLREDLSVEQLAAKAHMSPRTFARRFKADFGATPAAWLARQRILHAQRLLEETDLGLDRVAEESGFGSAAVLRQNFARTLGLTPTAYRARFACTPAAEAAASAA encoded by the coding sequence ATGCAGACGGTCGCCGTCGTCGTCACGGATGGGTTCGCCCCGTTCGAATTCGGTCTCGCGTGCGAGGCGTTCGGCCTGGACCGCTCAGCGGACGGCGTGCCGAACTTCGACTTCCGCGTCGTGACTCCCGACCCCGACCGGCCCGTCATGTCGAAGATGGGCTTCTCGATGAACGTCGAGCACGACCTCTCCTTCGCGTACGAGGCCGACCTCGTCGTCATCGCGCCGACCCCGCACGAGTACTGGGGCCGCACCGACGAACGCGTGATCGACCTCGTCCGCCGCACCGCGGAGCGCGGCGCGTGGCTGCTGAGCGTCTGCAGCGCGTCGTTCATCCTCGGCCAGGCCGGCGTGCTGGACGGCAAGCGCGCCACGACGCACTGGATGTACGCGAACAAGATGGCGCGCATGTTCCCGCACGTCGAGGTCGATCCTGACGTGCTGTACGTGCAGGAGGGGCGCATCATCACGAGCGCCGGCACCGCGGCCGGGATCGACGCGTGCCTGCACCTGCTGCGGCAGGAGCTCGGCGCCGAGCTGACGAACGTCATCGCGCGGCGCATGGTCGTGCCGCCGCAGCGTGACGGCGGACAGGCGCAGTTCATCGCCCGGCCGCTGCCCGTGGCCGCCTCGATGTCGCTGGCTCCGGTCGGCGACTGGATGCTCGCGAACCTCCGCGAAGACCTCTCCGTCGAGCAGCTCGCGGCCAAGGCGCACATGTCGCCGCGCACGTTCGCGCGTCGCTTCAAGGCGGATTTCGGCGCGACGCCGGCCGCATGGCTGGCCCGCCAGCGCATCCTGCACGCGCAGCGGCTGCTCGAGGAGACTGACCTGGGGCTCGACCGCGTCGCCGAGGAGAGCGGGTTCGGCTCGGCGGCGGTGCTGCGGCAGAACTTCGCGCGCACGCTCGGCCTCACCCCGACGGCGTATCGCGCGCGCTTCGCGTGCACCCCCGCAGCCGAGGCCGCTGCATCCGCGGCCTGA
- a CDS encoding glycosyltransferase, with the protein MHVVFFGDQHVESAGGAQVSMRLQRRYLERAGHTVTVVAPRMFAPHPSDTAYIDLPAIPITPDREYSLSVPGRATDRAVDAALAGRPPVDLVHVQADFWGALIGHRFARRHGLPVVHTMHNRVDVGIAATAPFPRAVLAVLNVWARRGLPPRRRIASPDSDAAAARVRIREPRPNPRRSARDGWAYLRRFAQLSDAVTAPSAHFARRLEQHGVFPAVDVVWNGIDDAVLEDVTSGGAASRPPGRPRLVWAGRMSPEKRLLPFLEAVVESGIAADITVIGGGGQLRAARRIIERERPAASVEFAGRLPYAETLRRIAAADAMVQTSIGFETQGMTVFEAASLGTPSIVSDPDIASELGSGVWTPDDGSVAALARVLRRAAADIVAGDAPQPDPGIRDAFRQSSRTAAMTVVYERLLRTRA; encoded by the coding sequence GTGCACGTCGTCTTCTTCGGCGACCAGCACGTCGAATCCGCCGGCGGTGCGCAGGTGTCGATGCGCCTGCAGCGGCGGTACCTGGAACGCGCCGGTCACACCGTGACGGTCGTCGCACCGCGGATGTTCGCGCCGCATCCGTCCGACACGGCCTACATCGATCTGCCGGCGATCCCGATCACGCCCGACCGCGAGTACTCGCTGAGCGTGCCCGGACGCGCCACCGACCGCGCGGTCGACGCGGCGCTCGCCGGCCGTCCGCCCGTCGATCTCGTGCACGTGCAGGCGGACTTCTGGGGCGCCCTCATCGGCCACCGCTTCGCGCGGCGCCACGGCCTCCCGGTCGTGCACACGATGCACAACCGCGTCGACGTCGGCATCGCCGCGACCGCGCCCTTCCCCCGCGCGGTGCTCGCGGTGCTCAACGTGTGGGCGCGGCGGGGCCTGCCGCCGCGGAGGCGGATCGCGTCGCCGGATTCGGATGCAGCGGCCGCGCGCGTTCGAATCCGCGAGCCTCGGCCGAATCCGCGGCGCAGCGCCCGCGACGGATGGGCGTACCTGCGGCGGTTCGCGCAGCTGTCGGACGCCGTGACGGCGCCGTCCGCGCACTTCGCGCGGCGGCTCGAGCAGCACGGCGTCTTCCCGGCCGTGGACGTGGTGTGGAACGGCATCGACGACGCCGTGCTCGAGGACGTCACGAGCGGTGGGGCCGCTTCGCGGCCGCCAGGGCGCCCACGGCTCGTGTGGGCCGGGCGCATGAGCCCCGAGAAGCGCCTGCTGCCCTTCCTCGAGGCCGTGGTGGAGTCGGGCATCGCCGCCGACATCACGGTCATCGGTGGGGGCGGTCAGCTGCGCGCCGCGCGCCGGATCATCGAGCGGGAGCGGCCCGCTGCATCCGTCGAATTCGCCGGCCGGCTGCCGTACGCCGAGACGCTGCGGCGGATCGCGGCGGCGGACGCGATGGTGCAGACTTCGATCGGCTTCGAGACGCAGGGGATGACGGTGTTCGAGGCGGCCTCGCTCGGCACGCCCTCGATCGTGAGCGACCCCGACATCGCGAGCGAGCTCGGCTCGGGGGTGTGGACGCCCGACGACGGGTCGGTGGCAGCGCTCGCGCGCGTGCTCCGGCGGGCGGCGGCGGACATCGTCGCGGGGGACGCGCCGCAACCCGACCCGGGCATCCGCGACGCGTTCCGGCAGTCCTCGCGCACGGCCGCGATGACCGTGGTCTACGAGCGCCTGCTCAGGACGAGAGCGTGA
- a CDS encoding glycosyltransferase, whose amino-acid sequence MTTPATPDEHPPAARPLTIVMGCDTFAPDINGAARFAERLAAGLAARGHDVHVMAPNTRYRKAPPATEIIEGVPVTVHRLPSVRWPPHDWLRFVWPWRSKHYAREVLDSVRPDVVHIQSHIVIGRGLAREARKRGIPIVATNHVMAENILDFTTLPPLLDKVFVRAAWADAQRTFRMTRAVTTPTRKAADFLEATIDIHDVIPVSCGIDRRNYTPDLTPRDANRILFVGRLTTEKGIDVVLRALAKLDPALNATFDIVGGGDQRRNLEQLADQLGVGGRVTFHGHASEEDLRALYTRASVFAIASIAELQSIATMEAMASGLPVVAADAVALPHLVHDGENGYLFEPGNVDQLAARLTDVLTASPEERLRMQQASLDGVIVHDIERTLDTFEALYRGEPLPE is encoded by the coding sequence GTGACCACCCCCGCGACGCCTGACGAGCATCCCCCCGCCGCGCGCCCGCTCACGATCGTCATGGGCTGCGACACGTTCGCACCCGACATCAACGGTGCGGCGCGTTTCGCCGAGCGCCTCGCCGCCGGCCTGGCCGCCCGCGGGCACGACGTACACGTCATGGCGCCGAACACCCGCTACCGCAAGGCGCCGCCCGCGACGGAGATCATCGAGGGCGTCCCGGTGACCGTGCACCGGCTCCCGTCGGTGCGCTGGCCTCCGCACGACTGGCTGCGCTTCGTGTGGCCGTGGCGGTCCAAGCACTACGCGCGCGAGGTGCTCGACAGCGTGCGGCCCGACGTCGTCCACATCCAGTCGCACATCGTGATCGGTCGCGGGCTCGCCCGCGAGGCGCGCAAGCGCGGCATCCCGATCGTCGCGACCAACCACGTGATGGCCGAGAACATCCTCGACTTCACGACCCTCCCGCCGCTGCTGGACAAGGTGTTCGTGCGGGCAGCGTGGGCCGACGCGCAGCGCACGTTCCGCATGACGCGCGCGGTCACGACGCCCACGCGCAAGGCGGCCGACTTCCTCGAGGCGACGATCGACATCCACGACGTCATCCCCGTCAGCTGCGGCATCGACCGCCGGAACTACACGCCCGACCTCACGCCCCGCGACGCCAATCGCATCCTCTTCGTCGGGCGCCTGACGACGGAGAAGGGCATCGACGTCGTGCTGCGCGCACTCGCGAAGCTCGACCCGGCGCTGAACGCGACGTTCGACATCGTCGGCGGCGGCGACCAGCGCCGCAACCTCGAGCAGCTGGCCGACCAGCTCGGCGTCGGCGGGCGCGTCACGTTCCACGGCCATGCGTCGGAGGAGGACCTGCGGGCGTTGTACACGCGGGCGAGCGTGTTCGCGATCGCCTCGATCGCCGAGCTGCAGTCGATCGCGACCATGGAGGCGATGGCCTCGGGTCTGCCGGTCGTCGCGGCGGATGCGGTGGCCCTGCCGCACCTCGTCCACGACGGCGAGAACGGCTACCTGTTCGAGCCCGGCAACGTCGACCAGCTCGCGGCGCGTCTCACCGACGTGCTCACCGCGTCGCCCGAGGAACGGCTGCGGATGCAGCAGGCCTCGCTCGACGGCGTGATCGTGCACGACATCGAGCGCACCCTCGACACGTTCGAGGCGCTGTACCGCGGCGAACCGCTGCCGGAGTAG
- a CDS encoding ABC transporter ATP-binding protein yields the protein MSTPDALTEEERAELELAEQARQTSGSWDSVAPGKAADFGASFRRLIGLLRPYAGSFTVVSILGALGVVLSVLAPRVLGEATNIIFEGVVSRAVGGQFPPGTTQEQVVEALRAGGQDDFANIVAAMQNFQPGAGIDFAALRTVILIVLLIYIGSSLLSWIQGYVINVIMVRTMWRLREDVEAKVNRLPLSYFDKVQRGELISRVTNDIDNITQTMQQSLSSALTSVLTVIGVLVLMFTISWQLALVALVSLPLMAVIFGVIGPRSQKAFGTQWKKVGRLNARVEESFSGHALVKVYGRQQDAREKFAAENDELFEASFKAQFLSGIIMPGMMFVGNLTYVGIAVLGGLMVAAGQIRLGDVQAFIQYSQQFTQPLSQLGGMAAVVQSGTASAERVFALLDAEEQEPDAADAPRPSGGRGVIEFEHVRFSYSPDRPLITDLSFRVEPGQTVAIVGPTGAGKTTLVNLIMRFYELDGGRILLDGQDIADMRRADVRSRTGMVLQDPWLFAGSIRDNIRYGRESATDEEIVEAAVATRVDQFVRSLPEGYDTVLDEDAANVSAGEKQLITIARAFVAQPSVLILDEATSSVDTRTELLLQHAMAALREGRTSFVIAHRLSTIRDADLILVMEHGDIVEKGTHDELIAAKGAYWRLYQSQFEQAAGEAAVAPEGAASGEGVPAR from the coding sequence ATGAGCACGCCCGATGCACTGACCGAGGAGGAGCGCGCCGAGCTCGAACTGGCGGAGCAGGCGCGACAGACCTCCGGCAGCTGGGACAGCGTGGCGCCCGGCAAGGCGGCCGACTTCGGCGCGAGCTTCCGGCGCCTGATCGGCCTGCTGCGGCCCTACGCGGGCTCGTTCACGGTCGTCTCGATCCTCGGCGCCCTCGGCGTCGTGCTGTCGGTGCTCGCACCGCGCGTGCTCGGCGAGGCGACCAACATCATCTTCGAGGGCGTCGTCTCGCGCGCCGTGGGCGGGCAGTTCCCGCCGGGCACCACGCAGGAGCAGGTCGTGGAGGCGCTGCGTGCGGGCGGTCAGGACGACTTCGCCAACATCGTCGCGGCGATGCAGAACTTCCAACCCGGCGCGGGCATCGACTTCGCCGCGCTGCGCACCGTGATCCTCATCGTGCTGCTCATCTACATCGGCTCGTCGCTGCTGTCGTGGATCCAGGGCTACGTCATCAACGTGATCATGGTCCGCACGATGTGGCGGCTGCGCGAAGACGTCGAGGCGAAGGTCAACCGGCTGCCGCTGTCGTACTTCGACAAAGTGCAGCGCGGAGAGCTGATCTCCCGCGTCACGAACGACATCGACAACATCACGCAGACGATGCAGCAGTCGCTCTCGAGCGCCCTGACGTCGGTGCTGACCGTCATCGGCGTGCTCGTGCTGATGTTCACGATCTCGTGGCAGCTCGCGCTCGTCGCCCTCGTGTCCCTGCCGCTCATGGCGGTCATCTTCGGCGTCATCGGGCCCCGCTCGCAGAAGGCGTTCGGCACGCAGTGGAAGAAGGTCGGCCGACTCAACGCCCGCGTGGAGGAGTCGTTCTCCGGTCACGCGCTCGTGAAGGTCTACGGCCGCCAGCAGGACGCGCGCGAGAAGTTCGCGGCCGAGAACGACGAGCTGTTCGAGGCGTCCTTCAAGGCGCAGTTCCTGTCGGGGATCATCATGCCGGGCATGATGTTCGTCGGGAACCTGACCTACGTCGGCATCGCCGTGCTCGGCGGCCTCATGGTCGCGGCCGGCCAGATCCGCCTCGGCGACGTGCAGGCCTTCATCCAGTACTCGCAGCAGTTCACGCAGCCGCTGTCGCAGCTGGGAGGCATGGCCGCGGTCGTGCAGTCGGGCACCGCGTCGGCCGAGCGGGTGTTCGCGCTGCTCGACGCCGAGGAGCAGGAGCCGGATGCCGCCGACGCGCCGCGCCCGTCGGGCGGTCGCGGTGTCATCGAGTTCGAGCATGTGCGCTTCTCGTACTCGCCCGACCGGCCGCTCATCACCGACCTGTCGTTCCGGGTCGAGCCCGGCCAGACCGTCGCCATCGTCGGGCCGACCGGCGCCGGCAAGACGACGCTCGTGAACCTCATCATGCGCTTCTACGAGCTCGACGGCGGGCGGATCCTCCTCGACGGGCAGGACATCGCCGACATGCGCCGTGCCGACGTGCGCTCGCGCACCGGCATGGTGCTGCAGGACCCGTGGCTGTTCGCGGGCAGCATCCGCGACAACATCCGCTACGGACGCGAGTCGGCCACCGACGAGGAGATCGTCGAGGCGGCCGTGGCCACGCGCGTCGACCAGTTCGTGCGTTCGCTGCCCGAGGGCTACGACACCGTCCTCGACGAGGACGCGGCGAACGTGTCGGCGGGTGAGAAGCAGCTCATCACGATCGCGCGCGCGTTCGTCGCGCAGCCGTCGGTGCTCATCCTCGACGAGGCCACGTCATCGGTCGACACGCGCACGGAGCTGCTGCTGCAGCACGCGATGGCGGCGCTGCGCGAAGGACGCACGTCGTTCGTGATCGCCCACCGCCTCTCGACGATCCGCGACGCCGACCTCATCCTCGTGATGGAGCACGGCGACATCGTGGAGAAGGGCACGCACGACGAGCTCATCGCCGCGAAGGGCGCGTACTGGCGCCTGTACCAGTCGCAGTTCGAGCAGGCCGCCGGCGAGGCGGCGGTCGCGCCCGAGGGCGCCGCATCCGGAGAGGGCGTGCCCGCCCGCTGA
- a CDS encoding ABC transporter ATP-binding protein, giving the protein MLVKLLARYLAKYRWLLVGVLVFQFASAMASLYLPRLNADIINNGVARGDTAYIWSQGSIMLMISLGQIVAAVIATYFAARASMGAGRDIRGDVFEKVSAFSEREVSQFGPGSLITRNTNDVQQVQMLAMMSATMLVSAPLLAIGGIIMALQQDLGLSWLIGVSVPTLLILAGIIVSRMVPLFRSYQGKLDGVNRVMREQLTGVRVVRAFVREDIEEERFRGANTDIMVVGRKVGSLFVLLFPLVMLVLNVTIVGVIWFGGIEVDNGSVEIGTLFAFIQYVGLILGGVMMASFMTIMIPRAAVSAERIGEVLASESTLVPPTAPVDRFPTPGAVAFDDVSFIYPGAESPVIAGITFDARPGETVAIVGSTGAGKTTLVSLIPRLFDTTGGAVRVGGVDVRQADLEALWKRIGLVPQRPFLFSGTVASNLRFGREEATDDELWQALEIAQGRDFVERMEGGLQARIAQGGTNVSGGQRQRLAIARAIVHRPEVLVFDDSFSALDLTTDARLRQALWRELPEVTKIVVAQRVSTITGADRIVVLEGGRMVGVGTHEQLLETNETYREIVESQLGVEA; this is encoded by the coding sequence GTGCTCGTCAAACTCCTCGCCCGCTACCTCGCGAAGTACCGCTGGCTCCTCGTGGGCGTGCTGGTCTTCCAGTTCGCCTCGGCCATGGCCTCGCTGTACCTGCCGCGCCTGAACGCCGACATCATAAACAACGGCGTCGCGCGGGGCGACACCGCCTACATCTGGTCGCAGGGCTCGATCATGCTCATGATCTCGCTCGGCCAGATCGTCGCCGCCGTGATCGCCACCTACTTCGCCGCCCGCGCCTCCATGGGCGCCGGACGCGATATCCGCGGCGACGTGTTCGAGAAGGTCAGCGCGTTCTCCGAGCGCGAGGTGTCGCAATTCGGCCCCGGCTCGCTCATCACCCGCAACACGAACGACGTCCAGCAGGTGCAGATGCTCGCGATGATGTCCGCGACGATGCTCGTGAGCGCGCCGCTCCTCGCGATCGGCGGCATCATCATGGCGCTGCAGCAGGACCTCGGGCTCAGCTGGCTCATCGGCGTCTCGGTGCCGACGCTGCTGATCCTCGCCGGCATCATCGTCAGCCGCATGGTGCCGCTGTTCCGCAGCTATCAGGGCAAGCTCGACGGCGTGAACCGCGTGATGCGCGAGCAGCTCACCGGCGTCCGCGTCGTGCGCGCGTTCGTGCGGGAAGACATCGAGGAGGAGCGGTTCCGCGGCGCGAACACCGACATCATGGTCGTGGGCCGCAAGGTCGGGTCGCTGTTCGTCCTGCTCTTCCCGCTCGTGATGCTCGTGCTCAACGTCACGATCGTCGGTGTCATCTGGTTCGGCGGCATCGAGGTCGACAACGGCTCGGTCGAGATCGGCACGCTGTTCGCCTTCATCCAGTACGTCGGCCTCATCCTCGGCGGCGTGATGATGGCGAGCTTCATGACGATCATGATCCCGCGCGCCGCGGTGTCGGCCGAGCGCATCGGCGAGGTGCTCGCGAGCGAGTCGACCCTGGTCCCGCCGACCGCGCCGGTCGACCGCTTCCCCACGCCCGGGGCGGTGGCGTTCGACGACGTCTCCTTCATCTACCCCGGCGCCGAGTCCCCCGTCATCGCGGGCATCACGTTCGACGCCCGCCCGGGCGAGACCGTCGCGATCGTGGGGTCGACCGGTGCCGGCAAGACGACGCTCGTCTCTCTCATCCCGCGCCTGTTCGACACCACCGGCGGCGCGGTGCGCGTGGGCGGCGTCGACGTGCGCCAGGCCGACCTCGAGGCGCTGTGGAAGCGGATCGGGCTCGTGCCGCAGCGTCCGTTCCTCTTCAGCGGCACGGTCGCCTCGAACCTGCGCTTCGGGCGCGAGGAGGCCACCGACGACGAGCTGTGGCAGGCGCTCGAGATCGCGCAGGGGCGAGACTTCGTCGAGCGGATGGAGGGGGGCCTTCAGGCGCGCATCGCCCAGGGCGGCACGAACGTGTCGGGCGGTCAGCGGCAGCGCCTCGCGATCGCGCGCGCGATCGTGCACCGGCCCGAAGTGCTCGTGTTCGACGACTCGTTCTCGGCCCTCGACCTGACCACGGACGCCCGTCTGAGACAGGCGCTGTGGCGAGAGCTGCCGGAGGTGACGAAGATCGTCGTCGCGCAGCGCGTCTCCACGATCACCGGAGCCGACCGCATCGTCGTGCTCGAGGGCGGCCGCATGGTCGGCGTCGGCACGCACGAGCAGCTGCTCGAGACCAACGAGACGTACCGCGAGATCGTGGAGTCCCAGCTGGGGGTGGAGGCATGA
- a CDS encoding MerR family transcriptional regulator, whose product MADDEIDEDAPIFAIAVAAELSNMHPQTLRQYDRLGLVVPARTQGGSRRYSARHVEQLREVARLSSEGMSLPAIARLLALEERVHALSRRVSDLERQLLAERESRPGARVFAAGPSGGVIPLRHGVRVRRATDIVLWRPRQLPPRDDTGD is encoded by the coding sequence ATGGCTGACGACGAGATCGACGAGGACGCCCCGATCTTCGCGATCGCGGTGGCCGCCGAGCTGTCGAACATGCACCCGCAGACGCTGCGGCAGTACGACCGGCTCGGCCTCGTCGTGCCCGCGCGCACGCAGGGCGGCTCCCGCCGCTACTCCGCGCGCCACGTGGAGCAGCTGCGCGAGGTCGCCCGCCTGTCGAGCGAGGGCATGAGCCTCCCCGCGATCGCGCGGCTCCTCGCGCTGGAGGAGCGCGTGCACGCGCTGTCGCGCCGCGTCAGCGACCTCGAGCGCCAGCTCCTGGCCGAGCGCGAGAGCCGGCCCGGCGCGCGCGTGTTCGCCGCCGGCCCGAGCGGCGGCGTCATCCCGCTCCGCCACGGCGTGCGCGTGCGCCGCGCGACCGACATCGTGCTGTGGCGTCCGCGGCAGCTGCCGCCCCGCGACGACACCGGCGACTGA